From one Humulus lupulus chromosome 8, drHumLupu1.1, whole genome shotgun sequence genomic stretch:
- the LOC133798080 gene encoding ubiquitin-like protein 5: MIEVVLNDRLGKKVKVKCNEDDTIGDLKKLVAAQTGTRADKIRIQKWYNIYKDHITLKDYEIHDGMGLELYYN; this comes from the coding sequence ATGATCGAGGTGGTATTGAATGATCGCTTAGGAAAGAAGGTGAAGGTTAAGTGTAACGAGGATGACACCATCGGCGACCTGAAGAAGCTTGTGGCGGCCCAGACCGGAACCAGAGCCGATAAGATTCGAATTCAGAAGTGGTACAACATCTACAAGGACCATATCACCCTCAAGGACTACGAGATCCATGACGGCATGGGTCTCGAGCTCTACTACAACTGa